The following nucleotide sequence is from Paeniglutamicibacter kerguelensis.
CGGGGACAATGTACTCGTTTTTTGCTGCGGCGTGCATCCCGGGACGGGTGCTTTGGACGGGTTCGGCGATGCCTAGCTTGCGCAATTCGTCGGGGGACCATCCGGTGCGCTGGGCCGCCGCATAGAGGCGTGCGTCTTCGCGTTGGGCATTTTCAAGTTGTGTTTGGATCTCGGTGATCTTGAGTCGTGCGGTCACCAGGTGGCGGATGGACTGGACTCGTCCGTCGAGGAGTTTTCTGGTTTGGTCTTCGATGTTTTTCACTGCGAATTCTGTAGCCATGCATTCCACCCTATTTCGACATTTTGTGGATGTGTTAGCGCCGCATGTCGGGTGGGAGTTTCGCCGGCAATGCCGTGATTTCGCGGAATCTTCGACGTCGATGTTGCTTGGACCGGCCTGGAACCTGTTCTCCGACGAGCCGCAAATACTGCTGTGACCCGTCCGAATTCATCATTGAAGACCGCCGCCAACCTGAGGTTTGCATGGTACTCGTTGCCTTCTTGGAACGGGCTGCTTTCGAAGCGTCCGAATTGGTGCTGGCCCGCCACTGGTACGTCACGACGAAGCCGTTGGCACGTGCGATCTTCGCTGCACCGGGCGGGCAATAATCGGCGGGGGAATGTGTCCTACTCGGTGTCAGAATCGGGTTCCCAGATGGCCACGACCCGGCGCAGCAGCGGGTCGTTATCCGGACGCAAATCCACCAGCGCTGCCTGCCGGATCCGGACCTGGTCCCCGGGCAGCAGGCGTGTGCCGGCATGGGTGACGTGCGGGCGATAGTTCGAGCGGTTGTGCTGCGCGCCGGGCAGGTGGACCTGCGGTCCCAGCGACTCCAGCGCGGCGGTATGGAGCCGCTGCAGGGCCGGCTCCGGTTCCACCAGCGAGACCGGCACGGACGCGTTGCGGCCGAACTGCGCGTCCGAGCCGATGAGCACGTCAAAGCCCAGTTGTGCCGGCAACACGCCATCGAGCCGGGCGCGTATGTCGTCGGCGGTTTCCCGGGTATCGAAGCGCACCAAAGTGATGTGCAGCGGCCAGTTGGACCGGGGGAAGACCAAGCCGGCTTGCACGGGTACGACAAAGGCAACGAGAACATAAACGCCCATGGTTCAGGATAGGCCCAGGGCAGGCCCACGGTCCCGGATCCGAGCGCCAGGAGAGTCAGCCGCCCGGCAGAACGGATCATCGGTGGCCGTCGCGCTGACGGCGCGGGTGTGGGAAATCCGGCTACCAATGGGAAGTTGTTGCTAGGGTCGGTAATTGGGATCGCTCTCTTTTAGTGGTTGCCGTGCTTGGGTCCGCTCCAACGGTTCCGAGGCGATATCCGTTTATGAAGAAACCACAAGACGATGCCGGTGAAAATCTTTGGCTGATGGTCGACAAGGGAGAAAAGACATGACGATTCGGGCAAAGGGCCGTCTCGCTGCGGCCGCTTCCGGGCTAGCCCTGGTTCTGGTCGCGGCCGGGTGCACCGCAGCGGATCCGGGCGACGACGCCGGCGCCCGGTCTCAGGGAAACCAAGACAGCGTGGTGTTGGCCGATCCTGTCTCCGAAGTCAGCCGGATCGAGGGCAATTCCGAGGAAATGGCACTGAAAGCAAGCCAAGCGTTCTTCGAAAAGACACCCGCCGTTGTTGTGTTGGGCAACGA
It contains:
- a CDS encoding 2'-5' RNA ligase family protein; translated protein: MGVYVLVAFVVPVQAGLVFPRSNWPLHITLVRFDTRETADDIRARLDGVLPAQLGFDVLIGSDAQFGRNASVPVSLVEPEPALQRLHTAALESLGPQVHLPGAQHNRSNYRPHVTHAGTRLLPGDQVRIRQAALVDLRPDNDPLLRRVVAIWEPDSDTE